One stretch of Humidesulfovibrio mexicanus DNA includes these proteins:
- a CDS encoding NifB/NifX family molybdenum-iron cluster-binding protein, which translates to MTGIIAVTSEGPALTDLVDPRFGRAAGFVVVDIATGQHSYIDNGGSQSMAQGAGIQAAENVAKTGASVVLTGSVGPKAFQALSAAGIAVIQNVEGMTVGQAVEKYKTGQLSAADAPNAASGGNKPGMGGGR; encoded by the coding sequence ATGACAGGCATCATCGCCGTGACCAGCGAAGGACCGGCCCTTACCGATCTGGTGGATCCGCGCTTCGGCCGGGCCGCCGGCTTCGTGGTGGTGGATATCGCCACCGGCCAGCACAGCTACATCGACAATGGCGGCTCCCAGTCCATGGCCCAGGGCGCGGGCATCCAGGCGGCCGAGAACGTGGCCAAGACCGGGGCGAGCGTTGTGCTCACCGGATCAGTCGGCCCCAAGGCGTTTCAGGCCCTGTCCGCCGCAGGCATCGCCGTCATCCAGAATGTCGAGGGCATGACCGTGGGGCAGGCCGTGGAGAAGTACAAGACCGGCCAGCTTTCCGCAGCCGATGCGCCCAACGCCGCCTCCGGCGGCAACAAGCCGGGGATGGGAGGCGGGCGGTGA